The Aquila chrysaetos chrysaetos chromosome 6, bAquChr1.4, whole genome shotgun sequence genome window below encodes:
- the LOC115343057 gene encoding phospholipase A2, membrane associated-like — protein MKNLLFAMLLACGLLPARGSVLELEQMIKSATGKSALLSYSWYGCFCGIGGRGTPVDSTDQCCHAHDCCYRKLREGKCRPLITPYHFDVADGDIVCSNEQSWCKRETCLCDKAVASCFSSALHSYNKSYHFYFRLKCRGSKLQC, from the exons ATGAAGAATCTCCTCTTTGCCATGCTCCTGGCTTGCG GGCTGCTGCCGGCTCGTGGCAGCGTTTTGGAGCTGGAGCAGATGATCAAGTCGGCCACAGGGAAAAGCGCCCTGCTTTCCTACAGCTGGTACGGGTGTTTCTGCGGAATCGGGGGCAGAGGGACCCCGGTGGACTCCACCGACCA GTGCTGCCATGCCCATGACTGCTGCTACAGGAAGCTGAGAGAGGGCAAGTGCAGACCCCTGATAACCCCGTACCACTTCGACGTTGCCGATGGAGACATCGTCTGCA GTAACGAGCAGAGCTGGTGCAAGAGAGAGACCTGCCTTTGCGACAAAGCGGTGGCTTCGTGCTTCTCAAGCGCTTTGCATTCCTACAATAAATCCTACCACTTCTATTTCAGGCTGAAATGCCGAGGAAGTAAGCTCCAGTGCTGA
- the LOC115343061 gene encoding basic phospholipase A2 daboxin P-like: MNSLLAFAVLFAWGLSPAHGSLWELQKMITKATGKNALLYYSSYGCYCGFGGKGQPKDATDRCCQLHDTCYNNLLSYHCNAKMQGYRYGWHTGSPFCRQGSWCAQLSCECDRSLVLCLKQSLGSYSTRYRFYWKHWC; this comes from the exons ATGAACTCTCTCCTCGCCTTCGCTGTGCTGTTTGCTTGGG GCTTGTCCCCAGCTCACGGGAGCCTCTGGGAGCTGCAGAAGATGATTACAAAGGCGACGGGGAAAAACGCCTTGCTGTATTACTCCTCCTACGGTTGCTACTGCGGCTTCGGGGGCAAAGGGCAGCCCAAGGATGCCACGGACAG ATGCTGCCAGCTGCACGATACCTGCTACAACAACCTCCTGAGCTACCACTGCAATGCCAAGATGCAAGGCTACCGCTATGGCTGGCACACTGGCAGCCCCTTCTGCA GACAGGGCTCCTGGTGCGCCCAGCTCTCCTGCGAGTGCGACCGCAGCCTGGTGCTCTGCCTGAAGCAAAGCCTCGGGAGCTACAGCACACGCTACCGCTTCTACTGGAAGCACTGGTGCTAG